The sequence aAACAGaccaaaggaaataattaagactagagcagaaatcaaagacattgaaaagagaaaaatagagaaaattaatgaaataaaacacttGGTTTCTTTgtaaatatcaataaaatggatcatagatgTAGACACAAAACCAAAACTGTGAACACTTTAGAATAAACATAGGAGAAACTCTGTGACGTTGGGTTAAACAGAAAGTACAGAAATACAAGCCCAAAAGCacgtaggaagaaaaaaaaaaagaaattaaatttcattaaattaaatatttttactaagtaaaagataccatgaaaagataaaaagacaaagcaTAGTCTGGGTATAGATTTGCACACCTGTTTAACAAAGTACTTGTATTTAGAATGTGCataaactctcaaaattcaataataaggaaacaacctaatttaaaaattggcaaacaACTTGAACTGACatctcatcaaagaagatatagagaTTGCAAATAAAGCCATGAAAAGGCCATGAAAAAATGCTAACATCAGTTTTgattaaggaaggaaaagaaaacaaaacagaaaatgagctTTCACTGAATGTCTAtttgaatgatttaaaaaacccacgataacaacaaaaacaacaattcATGATAATGTCTGCTGATGGCAAGGATTTAGAACAGCGAGAGTACTCATGCATTTATGATAAGAATGCAAAATTAACATTCATTCTGGAAAATGACTGGAAGTTTATTGTAAAGTTAATTATACATTTACTTACCATATACATTTACCCAAAAGTCCCACTCCTGACTATTtatcataaagaaatgaaaatgtgtgtttacacacaaaaaaactacagacaaggggcacctgggtggctcagtgggttaaagcctctgccttcggctcaggtcatgatcccagggtcctgggatggagccctgcattgggctctctgttcagcagggagcctgcttcctcctctctctctgtctgcctttctggtacttgtgatctctgtcaaataaataaaatattaaaaaaaaaaaaccaaaaaccataaaactacaGACAAAATATTCAGGGTAGCTTTGCTGAaaacagccccaaactggaaacagcatGAATGTCCTTCATCTACGGAAAGGATAAACCAACTCCAGAACCTCATACACTGGGAcacaactcagcaataaaaatgaagaaactacaTTAATGCATAGAACAACATGGTAAATGTCAAATGTTttataccaagtgaaagaagccagactgaaAGCCTTTACTGTCTGATTCTATTTATACGACattcttggttttgtttatttcaagttttatttaaattctagttagttaacatataatgtaatatttattgcaggagtagaattcagtgattcatcacttatagaTAACATACAATACTCATCACAAGCGCCCTTCTTaacccccatcacctgtttagcccctcccccatccacctccctccatcaaccctgagCTGGTTCTGTATGGTTAAGAGTCTAAgaggtttgtttccctctctttctttctttcatcccctaggttcatctgttttgtttcttaaactccacatatgaaataatctggtatttgtctttctttaacttatttcactcaacataaaaCGAGTCACCTAACCTCTTCTTATCTATTCATTacttgatggatatttgggctttctccaccatttggctattgttgataaaactgctataaacattcgtgaaaaaaagaaaactgtagggACAGAGGAAGGCTGCCTAATGATAAAGTCGGTGGGAATTGCTACCTGCAAAAGGACAACAGGTGAGAAATTTGGAGAGTGCTGGAGCTGTGCCTTAATCATGGTTATGTTATACAAATTCATGAATTTGTCAAATCTCATAGAACTTAAACTGAAAGGAGTATATTTTACTTcctatgtaaatttaaaatgtgttgtatgtaaatttaaaataaattttaaaatgcaccaACTAACAAAGTCATCATTAAGATGTTACATATGCCATTTCCTTGATCCactctaaataatatattttatcctcATTCAACAAACAAACTCTCTCGGCTATTTCATTTAAGAAACTCTTCCAAGGTCAGCCtgcatgtttaaaaataatttcagacacTGGAAAGACGTCTTTCTTGCTCCCTAGAGGTCACTTCTGTTTGTCACAGACATTCTTATGTACTGAGTCAGCAAAGCCTGTAGAAGGGGACACAGACAATAGTGAATGATGGAACAGAATAAATGTGGTTTTTATGTCACAAATATCACTAAAATATTTGCACACTAATGTTACCATGGCCCTGTATTTCAAATACAACAGACTGTAGCCTGTTCAGAGAAGAGGGTAAATTATACTTCCCTGTGAGATCATTTGTAAATAGTTAGCAGACTTTATCCTAATGATGAAACGTTAGTTATAGGAATTCATCATCATGGTCATATGAATGTTCAAAGGAAAGTTAGATTGAAACATAACCATGAGCCAGTACTGATAGAAGTACTGTTAAtcataattcttaaaatacttttccCTACTTTGGGCTACTATTTCAAATAAGGATGAAGAATTCATATTCTTTGTAAGCCAAGTTATAAAGAATAACTTCAAAAGCACagatttaaaatgcttttcaatGCCAAAATCATACAGGAGTAGCAGCATGTCTGGCACATGATATAATTATAAAACCTTTAcctgaagaaatataaaaatctttttctttgaaatatcaaTGGATGATTCTTAGACCTTTTTTGTTACTCGCCCTTTGCTATTTGGAGTATATTAAATTCTTACAAAGtactaataaaatgtttttgaggacacctgggtggctcagtcagttaagtgtctgctttcagctcaggtcataatcccagggtcctgggatcgagccccatgtcaggttccctgctctgtgggaagactgattctccctctcccactcccactgcttataCTCTCGCTCTcgctatctccctctctctcaaataaataaataaaatctttttaaaaaattaaaaaataaaatgtgtttgtatTCACAACTGTCTATCACCTCAGAAGTTCATACATCAGATAAAGGTACAAAGTAAAGAAAATCATCCTTTAAACACCTGAAGTGTTTTATCATACCACATGCATATAAGTACCAAAACCTGCATTCCTGGGAAACATTTCTTACCACTAAAGGACTTCCACATAGGCTGAAAATAAAGAGGCACTATCCCCCGCCAAACATTGTGAAACATTAATATGTAGATATTTTCTCCTTTAGAATTGCATGCAGCCATATATAATGAAACATTTGTTTCACACAACAAAATTTCtggagaatggagaaaataaatagtCCAGGGCTTTTAAAATGATATCAGAAGTCTACATTTCTTGCATCTTCCTGATTTTCCACTCTTAGATATGACCCTGCAACCTTTCAGGAATAAAGGACAATGGAAGCAAAAGAGAACGTGCTGATCTGCTGATACCTATATCCATCCCATCATCCAGCAGTGAGTCTTCTGCTCATACTTAGTTGGAAGGGGGGCTGGGAAGTGGAGTATTGCAAATCCTCAAAGTCTATAGTTAGGTTGGTTATACGATAGAGGATTTAGATTGGTGTGTTCTGATCCAGTCTACAGCATCTCCCACTACAGTTTCTGTGAATCTGTGGGTTCATTTCCTATTGCTATTGTCATAAATCACCACAAATAAATTGACTTATAATAGCACACATTTATTACCTTACAGCACTGTGGGCCATAGGTCCAACATGGTTATCAGTGAGCAAAAATCAAGTTGTGGACAGGGCTgcatttctttctggaagctctagtaGGGATTCCATTCCCTTGATCAGTTAGATTATTGACAGAGCTCAGTTCCCAGACATTGCAGGACTGAAGACCCTGTTGCCTTGCCACGCATTGCCATAGCTTCTAGAAGTCACCAGAGAAAATAGGCCACAAACTATTTGTGTCTTAAAGTGAACATGTTGAAATCTTTTATATACCCTCTAAAGACACTTATTTTTCACATGTCATacaattatttgataaaataagctttttaaaaatagtttttgtaggggcacctgggtggctcagttggttgagcaactgccttcagctcaggtcatgatcccggacctCCAGGACTGAGtattgcatcgggctcccagctccttggggagtctgcttctccctctgaccttctcctctctcatgttctctctcactcattctccctcaaataaataaataaaatcttttaaaaaatagtttctgtaAAATATAATCACTACTACATTCTTAGAAgtaattgtgatttttttacaagtattttcttcagagaaacattATGTCCAAGTTGTTACTATGTTGAGGATACAATATATGTGATCCCTTGGGAAGAGGCAATCTTTTACATAGAACAACACTCATCTGAAATGAATTTAGACAAGAATGTGCATATTTCCTTTCTCATAAAATATATGCTGTTAATGATGTATATATTGACCCAGCTATTTTGACATGACAAAAAAATGAATCTTCAACAAATTGTACAACAAGTCATGTATTTCATTCCCCATGTCTTGGGTGGCCAGAACTCTCAGTAAATGGGACTATCTAGAAGACTTGTGtaatataaaaatcagaaaaaaaggaaatatacatgAGAATAAGTTCTTGGTCTTTACTTCAAAATATGTATGTTACCCTTACTAACAACCATGGGATTGTCAAAGAATTATATGTTAGGTCAGATGACCATTTTTATAAACTATGTCATAGTTTATGACTATTATAAATTCataacttaatttatttatttgagggagagaaagagagagagagagcataggaaccagggcagtgggagcaggaagagagagggagaagcagactccctgctgaacagggaccccaatgtgggacttgatcccaggaccctgagatcatgacctgagctgaaagcagacacttaactgactgagccacccaggggccccctacAGTTTCTTTTTGATCAACCCCAATTACTGTAGCTGATAATAGatagaatatataattaaattagtCCAGGGACTAATTTTTACAGGCTACCTCATTGTGAATTAACAGAGTGGGAAGGTGAGGGATagagatataaaaaaagaaaaatacaaaggtctcaggttttcttttattttaagtataGAGGAGATCATAATCCTACAGTTTTTAATTGGCACTGGATTCATAATGATAGAAATgttcattaacattttatttgaataCTAGGGAATATTTAGCTCTGTTCCATAATCCTAATTTAGATGAGCAAATAGTTGACTAGCACATTTttgaaaaactaaatataaataatataaaaggaaaataattccaaTGTGTAAATAAGTAGGTTTTCTTCCCTAGGTAACTCATATTGTAGAATGTTCCCTTTCATCAAAAATAACATTCTATTgattgtctctatgaatttgagtATAAAATATCACACAGCTAGAGATTTCACTAAGAATTATACTGAAATACAGCCAACTCTTCCATTTCTGGTGCTTtaaactttttcaaatgcttctcCATGCCAGGTAGATATTGACCTTTGTAATAATCCTAGGAGTTCATAAAAAATAGATTATCAATTGTCACAAATAAAATTGtgacaattttattaattatgaatTATTAAAGACAAGACAACAAGCTCAACATGGAAACACTTATACCAAGCCCCACATTACCAAACCAAAAAACTTAGCTCCTGTTATGgctcttccaaaaaatggaatCCAAAAGCACTCAGTCAAGAAGTACGTGCTTAGCATGGGTGACTTGCCTGGTTCCAAACTGCCATGCCCTATGAGCAAAGTAACTTTGCAACAACCAATTCCATTTTTGCATAATGTAACTTCCTTGTTCCTGCTTCTTTCTGCCCTTAGAATCCCTTGTCTCAGGGAGCTCTTCAGAGTTCCTTTCTATCTGTTGGATTGGATGCTCCCTGATTCATGAAttgccaaaaaaacccaaaaaacaaaaaaacaaaaaacccagataaGATCTCTAAGATTTACTTGGTTGAATTTCTATTCTTTAACcgactgcaattaaaaaaaaaaaaatgtagctgaaAGAATTGCTCAAGATGTTGGTAAAGAGACTTAAATTAGGTTATCTGAACTCCTGGGATAGCACTGTTTCTGTGACATCGTGATTCCTGCTTTACTAAATTTCAGAAACACTAAAAACACCAACACTACTACTCTCTGTACCATAATCATCATCTTTATCATCACTATCACCACGACCACCATCGTTATCATCATCATGGTCTTCATCATGGACATACATAAAATTCTTGTATAAAACAttaaatgagggacgcctgggtggctcagtgggttaagccgctgccttcggctcaggtcatgattccagggtcctgggatcgagtcccacatcgggctctctgctcagcagggagcctgcttcctcctctctctctgcctgcatctctgcctacttgtgatctctatctgtcaaataaataaataaaatctttaaaaaaaaaaaaaaaacattaaatgagtAGAGGTATAAACATGTGTACTTCCAcggataaaatacagaaatagataaATGTGGTACATTATGTTGGATGGTAGAGGATGTAAATGACTGGATGAAACAAAATATAACCATGAAATGACAGGAGTTAATATTGTTTGACAGGCTTATGTACAGTTATAGCTCAAACTACAAAACAGCATAATTTTGAAAGAACTGCTAACAGAAGTTCTCAGGGGCGGATGCACTAAGTAATCTCTTTAGGTTTGGAGCACTGAAGACAGATAAATTTGCCTGGTCTGTCTCCAAGCACAATAAGTTGTAGGTTGGTATTTAGAAGTATCTAGACGTACATCCTAAGCTGGAAACAGTTAAGTTATTAAAGAGGAATGTAGAGATTTGAAATGTTTCTCTGAGACATGCGTGGCAAGCAGCTAAAGCACTTACAATTAAACTCACCACACTATCTTTTTGAGTAATAGTCTTTTCAGGGCTGCAATCACGTCCTTGTTCCTAAGGCTGTATATCATGGGGTTAAACATCGGAGTCACTATGGTGTAGAAAAGAGAGAGCAGTTTGTCGGTTCCTGCAGAATGACTGGATTTGGGACTTAAGTAGGTGATGGAAGCcgacccaaagaacaaaagcacCACAATGAGATGGGAAGAACACGTGGAGAAGGCTTTAGACCGGCCCCTCGCTGAGGGAAACTTCAGGATGGTGGAAATAATTTTCACATAAGAGCCTAGTATAAGTAGAAAAGGAATCATGGCAAATAATATAATGACTAAATAGACACATATCTCATTAAGTGAAGTGTCCCCACAGGCCAGCTTGATCAACGGGGGGATGTCACAGAAGAAGTGATTGATTTGATTAGAACCGCAAAAAGGCAGGGAGAACACCTGACATGTTTGTCCTATCTGGACTGGAATTCCACCGATCCAGGCACTGGCAGCCAGCTGGAGGCACAACTCGTGGTTCATGACTAGAGGGTAGTGCAGAGGGTTAcaaatggccacatagcggtcataggccatcactgCCAGCAGGAAACATTCAGTGGCTCCAAGCATAAGGAAGAAGCACATTTGAGTGGCACAGCCCAGCATGGAAATGCTTCTATCCTGAGTCCAAAGGTTCACCAGAATCCTGGGAAGAGTGACAGACACATAACAGATTTCCAAGGAGGAAAAATTTGCCAGGAAAAAATACATGGGTGTCTCTAGTGCAGCGTCAAGcctggttattattattatgaggCTATTTCCAATTAAGACAATAATGTAAATGATGGAAAACACCCCAAATAGTAACCCTTGCAGGTTTGGAAGGTCGGAAAATCCCAAGAGTACAAATTCTGTTATTGTGGAAGCATTGTCTTCTGTTCTCATGTCTTCACACGTCATCTGTGGGAATAATTGAATCAAAAGTCCAAGTTACCCTGAtttctttggttcttttcttATACATAAACAGGATGGCATGCCTCCCAATTCTTTCCTGTTCCCTATTAAAACAAATGTATAACTGCCAGGACTCTAAAATTGTGGTGAAGTACATTTTTCATTACTGTTCAATGcatttgtaagaaaaaatatcCCCACCACGCTTTATTTCTGCTATGAATTATCAGGTTTCTTTGCCTCTGAAGATAAGTGCCTGTCATTTTGCTGCCCATCTGAACACTCAAAATTGCAAAATCTGAGTTTATGTTCAACTGTGACAAGGATTCCGTTGTTTCACCAGCCATGCTTTCTCCCCACCTCTCAATtctgttttctattattattaattcaaaatttatttaattgtacAAGTAAATAATTTGCAAGCCACATAAGTTGGTTTTCATGCTGAAtatggttcattttttaaagtaatgggCTTCTCTAGTATTGCTACGTATCTTTAAGCTTCGACATTCTGCATACTGAGGCTATTTTACTATAAAACGAAATTGATGAGCTAAACACTAAATGTTATGGGgtgttatttaatctttaaaactgCATTTCAGTGTAAGATCCATGAAATCACACAgtcatttttttcaggttttgcaaaagggagaagaggaagtctAAGATGGTCTATGTCCTGAAATACTCAAGAGGTTAAGAGGCAGGTTCATCTAGCATTTATGTTTAAGAGAGCCATCTCAATTACAATGTACACACCATATATAAGAAATATCAACCAAAACTCATCTCTGAGATGTTCTTAAATTACCTAGACCCTCAAGACACATGTGTGTCTATGTTCATGCACATGAGTGTACCTAAGTGTATATCCCATCTCTATTATGCACTATTCTCATTGTCATAACTagatcataaatatattttcatattctctaCATTTTTCTAAGCACTGCATAGTATATTTGttctgaaaaatttgaaaaaaattacaaatgagccAAATTGGTTGTTTCTTTGGAATAGTCTTACCTCCTTACACAGTCATGTAAGCATGGGTTCCTAACCTAAAAGGCATACCTTCCCTGCCTTTTTCCCTCCTGGTATAGATCAAGCATGTCttctctggggtgtgtgtgtgtgtgtgtgtgtgtgtgtgtgtgtgtgaattataCTCTTTTCATTCACTCTTGCAGAAGTAGTAATTTGCTTCATTGTTTTCAGTATGTCCTAGATAACTTCCATATTATGAGTTAACTAATTTGAAAACCCATAGAGACTTACTCACTACAAAGGAAAGATATACCTCTAATCATAGTCAAAGGGTGTTAAATATGGACAGTGCTCACAATTTCAGCTACAAAAATGTAGACAGAAGTGGGGTAGGAACAAGAGTCCACGCAAAACTTGAACATCCTGAAGATTTTCTGTGGCTGAGAAAAGGGAAACTAAATGACAATTTCTTTTACAATCTATAATATTCCAAACTACACactaaataaagatatttaaaccTTGTCCCACTAATATAAAATTCATCCAATGGAAATTTGATTACAGGAATGTGAAAATGCTATAACTAGGTCCTAAGATGGTCAGAAATTATTAGCTGATTTTTGATGTACAAGGCTACGCAACGAAGGCTGCTTTTTACTACAACAGCATACACACTTTTAACCatgttttattcacttatttaattcAACAGAGTCCAATATTTGGACAATTATTcaaaatgcttgttgaatgaatcacTGCATCTTTTAGACTAACATGCCTCATACCGCCACGTTTGGTGAGTAAACCATTGGTCTCAGAAACTGCTGTTCTCTTTATTCTCAGTGTTGGATCTGTTCTTCGTGTAAgctcttctctcattctttggTCTTCTCTACATTTGTCTTTGCTGTTCAAGTGGGGTGGTGCGTTTGAAAGGCAAACTGAAACTAAGATGCCAACAAACAATTAACAAGGAGAAGCAACAGCAAAACTTGCAATCAAGAATATAATGTTCTAGGGGTTCTTAGGTGGCTCCCTCATTTAAGTATCCAACtcgatgttggctcaggtcatgatctggggttgTAGAATCAAGTCcgcaggccctgtgctcagcacagaatctgttggagagtctttccctctccctgcccttttgTTCTTACCCCcaatgctctctctaaaaaaatcatttttctttttaaagaatatagcATTCTACATTTACTGAACTTTTTTTCTTgatctcatctttttatttgtaaaatggaagtcAATGAATTCTCACTGTATAGCCATTTATAAAGTTagaaaagatataataattagtaactaatatttaataacaattaaaaacaaatattcaaaagCTAACTGAATCATGTGCTTTCCTTCTAAACATaaccttaccaaaaaaaaaaaaaaaaaaacaacagcttCCTTGAATCTTGTAGCATAGTCCTGTTTCTCTGATCTGGAAAACTTTAGATGCTCTATTTA comes from Mustela erminea isolate mMusErm1 chromosome 9, mMusErm1.Pri, whole genome shotgun sequence and encodes:
- the LOC116599922 gene encoding olfactory receptor 10AG1-like, whose amino-acid sequence is MTCEDMRTEDNASTITEFVLLGFSDLPNLQGLLFGVFSIIYIIVLIGNSLIIIITRLDAALETPMYFFLANFSSLEICYVSVTLPRILVNLWTQDRSISMLGCATQMCFFLMLGATECFLLAVMAYDRYVAICNPLHYPLVMNHELCLQLAASAWIGGIPVQIGQTCQVFSLPFCGSNQINHFFCDIPPLIKLACGDTSLNEICVYLVIILFAMIPFLLILGSYVKIISTILKFPSARGRSKAFSTCSSHLIVVLLFFGSASITYLSPKSSHSAGTDKLLSLFYTIVTPMFNPMIYSLRNKDVIAALKRLLLKKIVW